GAACGCGCCTTCAGGCAGCAGTTGTACGGCGCCGACGCAGTCGCGGCCGATCGCCTTCAGCAGGTCGAACGCCCCCTTGCTCGCGGTGTGGAAGCGGGCCTGCAGGCGGGCACGGATCGACTCGCTGTCGGGCAGCAGGTTGTCGAAATAATTACGCACACGGGCACCGCGCAGCGGCGGCGCATTCGCATCGAGAGGCATGGGCAGCGAGAGGGACAGGGGGCGCGCTTCGGCCGCCTCCATCCAGGCGCTTGCGTACTGGAAGCTGTCCTCCCCCTGCCCGCTGATGCGCCATTGCCCGACGTGCTGGCCGTTGGCCCAGACATCGAGCGCACGAGCGTGGGATCGGCGTCCTGCGGCTACCATTCGCTGTCGCCTCGTGGTGGGGGCTTGTCGCCAATCGCAAGCTCGAGTCCGAGCACTCCGGCCAAGGCGAGCAGACGGTCCAGGGTCAGTCGCTCGGGCCGCGACTCCAGTTCCGACAGGCGGTTCTGGCTGATGCCGAGCCGCGCCGCGACCTCGGCCTGCGACAAACCGAGCGCCTTGCGCCGCCCCACCAGAAGCTGGGCGGCTTGCTGAGGGGAATAGAGTCTGGACATCGCTTTTTATCGGATTTTTCGATAATTCCAGGATATCGACTTTCCCGCTAAATGCAAGAAATCGGCAAGCGCTGCAGCTCTGCAGCCCAGTCTCACCCCGGGCGCATCCGGAATCACAGCATCCAGCCTCGCTCACCACTCCATGCCGGGCATCGCCTTGATGCCGGCGGCAAAGGCGTGCTTGACCGGCGTCATGTCGGTCACGGTGTCGGCCGCCTCGACCAGCGCGGGCGGGGCGCCGCGGCCGGTGACGACGACGTGCTGCATCGTCGGCCGCGCCAGCAGGTCGGCGACGACCGTGTCGACCTCAAGATAGCGGTACTTGAGCGCGATGTTGAGCTCGTCGAGCACCACCAGGCCGACCGAGGGGTCCTGCAGCAGGCCGCGCGCCATGTCCCAGGCGGCTTCGGCGGTGGCGACGTCGCGGGCGCGGTCCTGGGTCTCCCAGGTGAAGCCCTCGCCCATCACGTGCCAGCTCACCCCCGGCTGGGCGCGGAAAAAGGCCTCCTCGCCGGTATCCGAGCGGCCCTTGATGAACTGCACCACGCCCACCTTCATGCCGTGGCCGAGCGAGCGCGCGACCAGGCCGAAGCCGGCGCTGGACTTGCCCTTGCCGTTGCCGGTGTTGACCAGCAGGACACCACGTTCGGCCTGGGCGGTGGCGATCTTCTCGTCCACCACCGCCTTCTTGCGCGCCATGCGCTCGTTGTGGCGGCTGTCGCGATCCTGTTCGCTCATGGTTTCGTCTGCTCCGCGAGTTGGGCGAGGCCGGTCAGCAGGGCCGGCCCCGGATGGAAGAAATGCCGCCCCTCGAGGGCGACGATCGGCACCGACACCAGGCCGAGTTCGGCACTGCAGTTTTCCGCATTGTCGGGCGTCAGCGAGACCAGCAGCTCGGGCTGGAAGCGCTCGATGGCGGCGACGATGCCGGGGACGTCCTCGCCGGGGCGCAGGTGGCGGATGCGCTCGGCGCTCTCCACCACCTCGAAGCCGGCATGGGCAAAGGCGTCGCCGACCATGTGGCCGCGGCCGAAGGAATACGGCTGCGCCGAGCACGCCGAGATCACCAGCACGCGCCTGCCGCCGCCGTGCACCGCCGCGGCCGCGGCGCGCCAGGCGCGCGCAAAGCCCTCCACCCGCGCCCGGGCGTCGGGGACGGCGGTCGCCTCGGCCAGGCTGAGCAGCATCGCCTCGGTGTCGGCCATCGAGCCGAAACCATCGACCTGCAGGATGCGCGCCTCCGGCTCGAAGATGTCGAGCAGGGCCGGATCGGTCCCCCGGGAGACGACGATCAGCCCGGGATCCAGCGCCCCGATGGCGCCGAGGTCGGGGTCCTTGACGCCGCCGGTGCGCGGCAGCTCGCGCGTGTCGTAGCGCGACACGCCGACGATGCAGTCGCCGCGCCCGAGCCATTCCAGCGCATCGGTGATGTAGGGCGACTGGCTGACGATGCGCGGGCAGGCCGCGGCGGCGGGCAAGGCCACAACGGCCAGCAGCAGGCCGCCCAGCAGGCGGCGAAGAAGGTGTTTCATCGGTGAACGCTCAATCCGGAAGAAAGACGACGCGCCCTTCGCTCTCGAAGCGACGCAGGGGATGGCCGAAGGCCTCGCTCAACAGCTCGGCGCGCAACACGGTGTCGCGGTTGCCCGCCTTCACGCCGCCGCGGCCGTCGAGCAGGATTATGTGGTCGGCGTAGCGCGCGGCGAGGTTGATGTCGTGCAGCACCATCACCGCGCCGTGCCGCGCCGCGCCGCCTTTCCCGGCGCCGCGAACGACGCTGCGGAACAGCTCGAGGGTGGCGATCTGGTAATGCAGGTCGAGGTGGTTGAGCGGCTCATCGAGCAGGAAGAGCTGCGGCGACTGCGCCAACAGGGTGGCGATCGCGACGCGCTGGCGCTCGCCGCCGGAAAGCGTGAGGACGTCGCGCGTCTCGAAGCCCTGCAGGCCGACGTCGGCCAGCGCCTGACGGGCGATGGCCTCGTCCTCGCTCGTCTCCCAGCCCCAGCGGCCGAGGTGGGGGTGACGGCCGATCAGCACCGTCTCCAGCACCGAGGCGGCGAAATGGTCCGGTTGCTGCTGGGGCAGCAGGCCGCGAAAGCGCGCCGCCTCCAGCGGCGACCAGGCCGCGTAGGGCAGGCCACCCAGGCGCACCTGCCCTACCGTGGGTTCGCGCAGCCCGGCCAGGGTGTGCAGCAAGGTGGTCTTGCCGGCACCGTTGGGGCCGAGCAGGGCCAGGCACTCGCCCGCCGCCAGGCTCAGGCTGA
This region of Thauera sp. JM12B12 genomic DNA includes:
- a CDS encoding helix-turn-helix domain-containing protein, producing the protein MSRLYSPQQAAQLLVGRRKALGLSQAEVAARLGISQNRLSELESRPERLTLDRLLALAGVLGLELAIGDKPPPRGDSEW
- the cobO gene encoding cob(I)yrinic acid a,c-diamide adenosyltransferase, whose translation is MSEQDRDSRHNERMARKKAVVDEKIATAQAERGVLLVNTGNGKGKSSAGFGLVARSLGHGMKVGVVQFIKGRSDTGEEAFFRAQPGVSWHVMGEGFTWETQDRARDVATAEAAWDMARGLLQDPSVGLVVLDELNIALKYRYLEVDTVVADLLARPTMQHVVVTGRGAPPALVEAADTVTDMTPVKHAFAAGIKAMPGMEW
- a CDS encoding ABC transporter ATP-binding protein — its product is MSAAYADGPPLLEAERLALQVGERWLCCEFSLSLAAGECLALLGPNGAGKTTLLHTLAGLREPTVGQVRLGGLPYAAWSPLEAARFRGLLPQQQPDHFAASVLETVLIGRHPHLGRWGWETSEDEAIARQALADVGLQGFETRDVLTLSGGERQRVAIATLLAQSPQLFLLDEPLNHLDLHYQIATLELFRSVVRGAGKGGAARHGAVMVLHDINLAARYADHIILLDGRGGVKAGNRDTVLRAELLSEAFGHPLRRFESEGRVVFLPD